Proteins encoded together in one Bradyrhizobium sp. CB82 window:
- a CDS encoding methyl-accepting chemotaxis protein — protein sequence MTTDRTGNAAGPAGRFTLAIRLYSIFALFALLTAGIAVLSDYNSRRSAELTIAIETANAAALNVERVNSLVYAVVMESRGVYMSTDPAVVKKFGEGLLKFNAQILEVVRRWETIVKADDSEQFATFKKRIEQFVEFRKELVRRANEVSPAAGREWGDNDANRSVRSALNKDLEALSKVYAERAKQITEETETNRTLSFVLTCLGGVALALVVIGIVIIARSIARPLSTITATIKQVADGEENVVVPHTERADEIGALARAIRIFQEAMDRNRKLASQVSHDSAARDERTRHIETSVEAFREAIGAVMRGLADSASAMRETAQTITRVTADANARAGTAASATEQASQNVTAVAGAAEELSASVEEIGRQVRQSASAVEQTGQRTEKSISEIESLAAATQRIDGVLNLIQAIAEQTNLLALNATIEAARAGDAGRGFAVVAHEVKALAGQTAKATAEISENVGMIQSSTRTAVEAVREIGGAVREINDVTSAIAGAIGQQDSATREISANAQSAAQGNETLVANITSLRDAIGETDTAATSVLTAASSLTATAETLSREVEKFFQNLRSGPAERHTAKAS from the coding sequence ATGACAACTGACCGAACTGGGAATGCCGCCGGCCCGGCAGGCCGCTTCACGCTTGCCATCAGGCTCTATTCGATCTTTGCGCTGTTCGCGCTGCTCACTGCAGGGATCGCGGTGCTGTCGGACTACAACAGCCGCCGCAGCGCCGAGCTCACGATCGCGATCGAGACCGCGAATGCGGCGGCGCTGAACGTCGAGCGCGTCAACTCGCTGGTCTACGCCGTGGTGATGGAATCCCGCGGCGTCTACATGTCGACCGACCCGGCGGTGGTGAAGAAATTCGGCGAGGGCCTTCTCAAGTTCAACGCGCAGATCCTCGAGGTGGTCAGGCGCTGGGAGACCATCGTCAAGGCCGACGATTCCGAGCAGTTCGCGACCTTCAAGAAGCGCATCGAGCAGTTCGTCGAGTTCCGAAAGGAGCTGGTGCGGCGCGCCAACGAGGTCAGTCCTGCCGCGGGCCGCGAATGGGGCGACAACGACGCCAACCGCAGCGTCCGTTCGGCGCTGAACAAGGATCTCGAGGCGCTGTCGAAGGTCTATGCCGAGCGCGCCAAGCAGATTACGGAGGAGACCGAGACCAATCGCACACTTTCCTTCGTGCTGACGTGCCTCGGCGGCGTCGCGCTGGCGCTCGTCGTGATCGGCATCGTCATCATCGCGCGCTCGATCGCCCGTCCGCTCTCGACGATCACCGCGACCATCAAGCAGGTCGCCGACGGCGAAGAGAACGTCGTGGTGCCGCATACCGAGCGCGCCGACGAGATCGGCGCGCTGGCACGCGCGATCCGGATCTTCCAGGAAGCGATGGACCGCAACCGCAAACTGGCCTCGCAGGTCTCGCACGACTCCGCCGCACGCGACGAGCGCACCCGCCATATCGAGACCTCGGTCGAGGCCTTCCGCGAAGCGATCGGCGCGGTCATGCGGGGCCTTGCCGACAGTGCGTCGGCGATGCGCGAGACGGCGCAGACCATCACCCGCGTCACCGCGGATGCCAACGCGCGCGCCGGCACGGCGGCGAGCGCCACCGAGCAGGCCTCGCAGAACGTCACGGCGGTGGCGGGAGCGGCGGAAGAGCTGTCGGCATCCGTCGAGGAGATCGGCCGTCAGGTGCGGCAATCGGCGAGCGCCGTCGAGCAGACCGGCCAGCGCACCGAGAAATCGATCTCCGAGATCGAGAGCCTGGCTGCCGCCACGCAGCGCATCGACGGCGTGCTCAATCTGATCCAGGCGATCGCCGAACAGACCAATTTGCTGGCGCTCAACGCCACCATCGAGGCGGCGCGCGCCGGCGATGCCGGCCGCGGCTTTGCCGTCGTCGCCCATGAGGTCAAGGCGCTTGCCGGGCAGACGGCGAAGGCCACCGCCGAGATCAGTGAGAACGTCGGCATGATCCAGTCCTCGACCCGCACCGCGGTCGAGGCCGTGCGCGAGATCGGCGGCGCGGTGCGCGAGATCAACGACGTCACCTCGGCCATCGCAGGTGCCATCGGCCAGCAGGACTCCGCCACCCGCGAAATCTCCGCCAACGCGCAGTCCGCTGCACAAGGCAACGAGACGCTGGTCGCCAACATCACCTCGCTCCGCGACGCCATCGGCGAGACGGACACGGCAGCAACCTCCGTGCTGACTGCGGCGAGCAGCCTGACCGCGACGGCCGAAACGCTGTCGCGCGAGGTGGAAAAGTTCTTCCAGAATTTGCGCTCGGGACCCGCTGAGCGCCACACCGCCAAGGCGAGCTAG